The Treponema medium genome has a window encoding:
- a CDS encoding DUF3791 domain-containing protein, with translation MLAHPVLLQKKYARVIALYAEKEHIGLDAALQKFYHSVTYKLMKDGISDMHCMSDDYLTEELKAEDIHKK, from the coding sequence ATGTTAGCGCATCCGGTTTTGCTGCAAAAAAAATATGCACGGGTTATCGCTCTGTATGCCGAAAAAGAGCATATCGGTTTAGATGCAGCCTTACAAAAATTCTATCATTCGGTAACATATAAATTAATGAAAGACGGCATTTCCGATATGCATTGTATGAGCGATGACTATCTTACGGAGGAATTGAAGGCAGAAGATATACACAAGAAGTAG
- a CDS encoding DUF3990 domain-containing protein yields MRDKSIIVYHGSDRIIAQPDTEHSRLRVDFGKGFYTTPFYEQAKKWCEKYTTRRKNGIISYYELDVSVYKECVVLSFEAYTEAWLDFILKCRAGTMPSDYNRYDIIEGGIANDKVFNTVELFFDGLIDKAEALKRLQYEKPNWQICFKTQSIIDKYLQYKGFKSIC; encoded by the coding sequence ATGCGGGATAAAAGTATAATCGTGTATCACGGCTCTGATCGGATTATTGCTCAGCCTGACACCGAGCACTCGCGGCTTAGAGTGGATTTCGGCAAGGGATTTTATACCACACCGTTTTATGAACAAGCAAAAAAGTGGTGCGAAAAATATACAACGCGGCGGAAAAACGGGATCATCTCATACTACGAACTTGATGTGTCTGTTTATAAAGAATGCGTTGTTCTCTCTTTTGAAGCCTATACCGAAGCATGGCTTGATTTTATTTTGAAATGCAGAGCCGGTACTATGCCAAGTGATTATAATCGATATGATATAATTGAAGGCGGAATTGCAAATGATAAGGTATTTAATACGGTGGAACTTTTTTTTGACGGATTGATTGATAAAGCAGAAGCACTGAAACGGCTGCAATACGAAAAACCGAATTGGCAGATATGCTTTAAAACGCAGTCCATTATTGATAAGTACTTACAGTACAAAGGATTTAAGAGTATATGTTAG
- a CDS encoding DUF3791 domain-containing protein, with the protein MNDRIKNTDELEFVIFCIENLALRLKTDAEHIYTALAESSSFLYDYIVAHYDVLHTQDKEYIINDILEAMDQCGIKV; encoded by the coding sequence ATGAATGATCGAATTAAAAACACGGATGAACTTGAATTTGTGATATTCTGCATAGAGAACCTTGCACTCCGCTTAAAAACGGATGCCGAGCATATCTATACGGCGCTCGCAGAATCAAGCAGCTTTCTCTACGACTATATTGTTGCGCATTATGATGTACTGCATACTCAAGATAAGGAATACATCATCAATGATATACTTGAGGCGATGGATCAATGCGGGATAAAAGTATAA
- a CDS encoding ATP-binding protein, producing the protein MNFSRKLPVGIQSFEKLRRDGYLYVDKTAFVRQLIQSSNPYFLSRPRRFGKSLFLSTLEAYFLGQKELFKGLYLEKAEEEQAEFEQRAAWEAYPVLYLDFNTGNYIESDELGMNLNGHLCKWEKLYGVEPSEQNFALRFAGVITRACQQTGKQVVILVDEYDKPLLQTMGVNETLNEQYRNTLKAFYSVIKTCDQYIRFAFLTGVTKFSKISIFSDLNNLRDISMEEDYAGICGITQEELEANFQPEIQILATRQDLTYQQALAELKQWYDGYLFHPAGEGMYNPYSVLSALAKREIKSYWFSTGTPTFLVNYLKEAHYFVPDLDGNVELNESGLETYRAVTENALPILFQSGYLTIIGYIKEARLYKLGFPNDEVRYGFLENLLPAYSSLPLGDTGKSVWQFVQDIREGKVDSFMERMRSIIAGIPYDNFTEENMKLREQNYQTAVYLVFALMGQFVQTEVHCSTGRADCVVTTADSIYLFEFKLSGNGTAEDALNQIKEQNYSGQYKMDGKKIVLIGARFDEKKRTIKEWAVANG; encoded by the coding sequence ATGAACTTTTCACGAAAACTGCCGGTCGGCATACAGAGTTTTGAAAAACTACGCAGGGATGGCTACCTTTATGTTGATAAAACCGCATTTGTCCGACAGCTTATCCAGTCGTCTAATCCGTATTTCTTAAGCCGTCCGCGCCGGTTCGGAAAAAGCCTGTTTCTTTCAACACTTGAGGCGTATTTTCTCGGGCAAAAAGAACTGTTTAAAGGTCTGTATCTTGAAAAAGCCGAGGAAGAACAAGCGGAGTTCGAACAACGGGCAGCATGGGAAGCATATCCGGTATTGTATCTGGATTTTAATACGGGCAACTATATAGAATCTGATGAGCTCGGTATGAATCTGAATGGTCATCTCTGCAAATGGGAAAAACTATATGGGGTTGAACCATCCGAACAAAATTTTGCACTCCGTTTTGCCGGTGTTATTACACGAGCCTGCCAACAAACCGGTAAGCAAGTAGTCATCCTTGTAGACGAGTACGATAAACCCTTACTGCAAACCATGGGGGTAAATGAAACATTAAATGAGCAATACCGCAATACCCTTAAAGCATTTTACTCCGTAATCAAAACCTGCGATCAATATATCCGCTTTGCCTTCCTCACCGGCGTTACCAAGTTCAGCAAGATCAGTATTTTCAGTGATTTGAATAACCTTCGGGATATATCGATGGAAGAAGATTATGCCGGCATCTGCGGCATCACCCAAGAAGAGCTGGAAGCAAATTTTCAGCCTGAGATACAAATACTTGCGACACGGCAAGACTTAACTTATCAGCAAGCGCTTGCTGAGCTCAAGCAATGGTACGACGGTTATCTGTTCCATCCGGCAGGGGAAGGCATGTATAATCCCTACAGCGTCTTGAGTGCTTTAGCAAAAAGAGAAATCAAAAGCTATTGGTTCAGTACGGGAACACCGACTTTTTTAGTCAATTACTTAAAAGAAGCGCATTATTTTGTTCCGGATTTGGACGGTAATGTCGAACTCAATGAATCGGGGTTGGAAACGTATCGTGCTGTGACAGAAAATGCCTTACCCATTCTGTTTCAATCAGGGTACTTGACGATTATAGGGTATATCAAAGAAGCGCGGCTGTATAAGCTCGGCTTTCCGAATGATGAAGTACGATACGGCTTTTTAGAAAATCTACTGCCTGCATATTCAAGTTTACCGCTCGGTGATACAGGCAAGTCGGTATGGCAGTTTGTACAAGACATCCGTGAGGGGAAAGTTGACTCTTTTATGGAACGGATGAGGTCAATCATAGCAGGTATACCGTATGATAACTTCACCGAAGAAAACATGAAGCTGCGGGAACAAAACTATCAAACGGCAGTGTATTTGGTCTTTGCGCTGATGGGACAGTTTGTGCAGACTGAGGTGCATTGTAGTACCGGACGAGCTGACTGCGTGGTTACTACTGCAGATAGTATCTACCTCTTTGAGTTTAAACTTTCCGGTAACGGTACTGCGGAAGATGCACTCAATCAGATAAAAGAGCAGAATTATTCAGGTCAGTATAAGATGGACGGAAAAAAGATTGTGCTTATTGGTGCGAGATTTGATGAAAAAAAGCGCACAATCAAAGAGTGGGCTGTAGCTAATGGGTAA
- a CDS encoding Ig-like domain-containing alpha-2-macroglobulin family protein, whose translation MKKSGIVLMIITMTVLIAGCGKGSSSGDANQKAYIAKLQEQTQRKYNDPNISDFEKQFLPQYAIETPEPVQNAKIPAFKAPAPQSSAKDVSVIPGIRALTAYKTSYTPQLTAETGEQTKGEAETIDLPQSGALTVADWGPKGKIPAAVTSPSFYVVFSLPVKAIGALGKPETESPYLSISPAVKGIFRWYGSRYLAFEPEESLKPGQQYTITVKDSVRALNGKQIEGKKQFTVTSEVLRITYSQPGYMLRKNSDRWIPINTANLIPEAANDVQLRFNYPVQPAELQSILSVSVQEAGKQAVPYRATVSRLEGENDFNVLVNINGKIPFNATVTVAAKRPDGSLTTAQYHTLKPFTCKNASVYHNDYGYKNPIELRFSHPVDKKTILNNISIKPALTFGEKNIEVHNAESYYSTVLIHGLPVAPQETYTVTVQNGIKDTYGRALVSAASYTVTVPDAPSFVQYTDTGHLMLEAAYPHKYLLEYQNILSPSSYAIAKTGNPLDLSSWGEAYDRSKAKTLDASVRNKRLFELADLDPYLENGKGFVCIDSEVTLPPYSQRDKNPRVNRRTSTVQVTDLGITVRSALNKTVVLVSKLSTGEPVEGASVYLYDAKTDKNETVSPEEGAQDPFASGTTDKEGLAVLPYGSKSIRFFRNAKNYAAVFVEKDGDKAVFYPHTHSPWRFDVPAAYYPPEVAETHQRTFLFSDRGLYKPGETVSFRGIDRTQTFNTFTPYEGQYIITLSGYSSEGDEVEVAEQEGACTDSGSFWGAFDLPEDLAPGSYSLTYRRTDDDNNRQAQECPITVAYFEKLKFQAEVTMPQQPVIMGDTIKAAVSASYLSGGGLGKAAYSGSWMRQGASFSPNHAALKDYRFGVSGYGIDHVASFSGKLSNTGTAELSCQAAASEGIIGLPYRYSAEVSITDISNQQISARNTVMVHPAALYIGLARPENLTGFAQKGQKLTFPFILASPDGNPLDDTKPAAGDFTVELIRENWKLVQERGSGGSIYSNYEKENITEHTATVKPAAKGTVQVTPKNAGSYILSMSGTDTAGRTFKTDYRFYVTGSGASFWDRDYEDAVRLTPDQSLYNPGDTARILMQSPLPAGRYLITVEREGIFTEEIRELDGNTQVLEIPVASNYIPVVYVAVSSYSVRTKEPQHKHGELDLDKPKGIFGMTPVFVNTRVKAFSVELAADKSVYKPGEEATVTLTATRGGKPLANAELTLLAVDRGVLDLLDYHVPNPLDFFYDPDNFQLGVIGGDSRAWLMDPVMEEAKTLAGGDSDGGKGDDEAERSDFNPTAVFIPILKTDSNGKVTATFKLPDTLTSYRLTAVGAHTDLFALHEEEITVQNTVNILPVMPRRLRERDTAECGVLISNVDTRAHSITIRASVREPGSQDDSAADAQGGQQGSAGNAAGQKNGQGQDTSTVGIPHRGAAFIDGETTHTVTVAGGQQAAVYFDIAAVKAGTVEAVFTVSSDALKEKLIQPLVIERPFVFETVTSTGAIAKDENEAAEGLIIPSMADENTGSLSLTLDSSGLGALSSAIDYVFDYPFLCMEQQSARILPLVLFENYIDVFSLKSKVPNVRHTVKKTMAAWAREQTSEGGFPYWPGGWYADFYVSLRIAHICAAAQQRGYSQDDIAVNTKKLTDYIRSQLLANRKTLSPYLQAYACFVLAMNNAGFDESILTAVQARVIPQLEDYTAQPNDLAALALLSLTYTQRNRAGDTAKAAKCTERIINSCRFTTRSVSLAVPPLQGYRFWFGSDLSLDLALILQSLVKAAPDHSREDAVRAVLYTLLQRQKGGYWQNTATTAHVLEAVYEYIQYAQLDATDLTAAASLPGGDLLTAAFKGAAAKPAFQMFSFKEQPVSGAKRDTLLPLRFTKTGTGQLYYTASLAYALPQERQQPRDEGLGVSCTIRDIAADTIVTPESENSSMITLESGKTYEMAIRLSSGKDYTFVALRAPIPSGAEILDAAFVTTASNDYEEENTEESWTDWRDLSKQQIYDNEVQYFWNSWDKGGTTVRFKFRAARRGVFPCPPATAECMYENEIFGRSGGVLYVIK comes from the coding sequence ATGAAAAAATCCGGTATTGTTTTAATGATCATAACTATGACGGTTCTTATCGCCGGCTGCGGCAAAGGTTCAAGTTCGGGCGATGCGAATCAAAAAGCGTATATCGCAAAGCTGCAAGAACAGACGCAGCGCAAGTACAATGATCCGAATATTTCGGATTTTGAAAAGCAGTTTTTACCGCAGTATGCAATAGAAACGCCCGAACCCGTACAGAATGCAAAGATACCGGCGTTTAAAGCGCCCGCTCCGCAATCATCGGCAAAAGATGTCTCGGTCATTCCCGGGATACGGGCGCTTACGGCATACAAAACCTCCTACACGCCTCAATTGACGGCAGAGACCGGAGAGCAAACCAAAGGCGAAGCGGAAACCATCGACCTTCCGCAGAGCGGAGCGCTTACGGTTGCCGATTGGGGACCGAAAGGCAAGATTCCCGCGGCGGTAACCTCGCCGTCCTTTTATGTCGTGTTCTCGCTGCCGGTTAAGGCAATCGGCGCCCTCGGCAAACCGGAAACGGAGTCTCCATACCTATCGATTAGTCCTGCCGTAAAAGGCATATTCCGCTGGTACGGCTCGCGGTACCTTGCTTTTGAACCTGAAGAAAGCCTTAAACCCGGTCAGCAATACACGATAACCGTTAAAGACAGCGTACGGGCGCTCAACGGAAAACAAATAGAAGGAAAAAAGCAGTTCACCGTTACCAGCGAAGTGCTCCGAATCACCTATTCTCAGCCCGGCTATATGCTGCGGAAAAACTCCGACCGGTGGATACCCATCAACACCGCCAACCTGATTCCGGAAGCGGCAAACGATGTACAGCTCCGCTTCAATTATCCGGTACAGCCTGCCGAACTGCAATCGATTCTTTCCGTATCGGTACAGGAAGCAGGGAAACAAGCGGTTCCATACCGTGCTACCGTTAGCCGCCTCGAAGGGGAAAACGACTTTAACGTATTGGTGAATATCAACGGCAAAATCCCCTTTAATGCAACGGTTACCGTAGCGGCAAAACGTCCGGACGGCTCCCTTACCACGGCGCAATACCATACGCTCAAGCCGTTTACCTGTAAGAACGCATCGGTTTATCATAACGACTACGGCTATAAAAACCCGATAGAGCTCCGGTTCTCCCATCCGGTGGATAAAAAGACCATACTCAACAATATTTCCATAAAACCGGCGCTTACATTCGGTGAAAAAAACATCGAAGTGCACAATGCAGAATCATACTATTCAACCGTACTTATTCACGGCTTGCCGGTCGCACCCCAAGAAACATACACCGTTACCGTACAAAACGGCATAAAGGACACCTACGGCAGAGCTCTTGTCTCCGCTGCATCCTATACGGTTACCGTTCCCGATGCACCGAGTTTTGTGCAATATACCGATACGGGACATCTGATGCTGGAAGCGGCGTATCCGCATAAATATCTGCTTGAATATCAAAATATTCTTTCCCCGTCGAGCTATGCAATCGCAAAAACCGGCAATCCGCTTGATCTAAGCTCCTGGGGAGAGGCTTATGACCGTTCAAAGGCAAAGACCTTAGATGCTTCCGTACGGAATAAACGGCTATTTGAACTCGCCGACCTTGACCCCTACCTTGAAAACGGCAAGGGCTTTGTCTGCATCGATTCGGAAGTAACACTCCCGCCCTATTCTCAGCGGGATAAAAATCCCCGCGTCAACCGCCGAACCTCGACCGTGCAGGTAACGGATCTCGGCATTACCGTCCGTTCCGCACTCAATAAAACCGTCGTACTGGTTTCTAAGCTCTCGACAGGAGAACCCGTTGAAGGCGCTTCGGTATACCTGTACGATGCGAAAACCGATAAGAATGAAACGGTAAGCCCCGAAGAAGGTGCGCAAGATCCCTTTGCCTCCGGCACCACCGATAAAGAAGGACTTGCCGTCCTTCCCTACGGAAGCAAAAGTATCCGCTTTTTCCGCAATGCGAAAAATTATGCTGCCGTATTTGTAGAAAAAGACGGGGATAAAGCTGTTTTTTATCCGCATACCCACAGCCCGTGGCGCTTCGATGTTCCTGCAGCGTACTATCCGCCGGAAGTTGCTGAAACACATCAGCGGACGTTCCTCTTTTCGGACAGAGGGCTGTATAAACCCGGAGAAACGGTTTCGTTCAGAGGTATCGACCGCACACAAACATTCAATACTTTCACACCGTACGAGGGGCAGTACATCATCACGTTATCGGGTTATTCATCGGAAGGAGATGAGGTCGAAGTTGCAGAACAAGAAGGCGCCTGTACCGATTCGGGGAGCTTTTGGGGAGCATTCGACTTACCGGAAGATTTAGCACCCGGCTCCTACAGTCTGACCTACCGGCGGACTGACGACGATAACAACCGCCAAGCGCAGGAATGCCCCATCACCGTTGCGTATTTTGAAAAGCTGAAATTTCAGGCGGAAGTAACTATGCCGCAACAGCCGGTCATTATGGGAGATACCATCAAAGCGGCAGTATCCGCCTCGTACCTTTCGGGCGGGGGGCTTGGCAAGGCTGCATATAGCGGAAGCTGGATGCGGCAGGGTGCCTCTTTCAGCCCTAACCATGCGGCATTAAAGGACTATCGGTTCGGAGTATCGGGCTATGGTATCGATCATGTTGCATCGTTTTCCGGAAAACTGTCGAACACGGGTACGGCGGAACTTTCCTGCCAAGCGGCGGCTTCGGAAGGCATTATCGGCCTCCCCTATCGCTACAGCGCCGAGGTTTCGATAACCGACATCAGCAATCAGCAAATTTCCGCACGGAATACCGTTATGGTGCATCCGGCAGCGCTCTACATCGGGCTTGCACGGCCTGAAAACCTTACCGGCTTTGCGCAAAAGGGACAAAAGCTCACCTTCCCGTTCATCCTCGCCTCCCCCGACGGCAATCCGCTTGACGACACCAAACCGGCCGCGGGAGATTTTACCGTTGAGCTGATCAGGGAAAACTGGAAACTCGTGCAGGAGCGCGGTTCGGGCGGCAGCATTTACTCAAACTACGAAAAAGAAAACATCACCGAGCATACGGCAACCGTGAAACCCGCTGCAAAGGGAACGGTGCAGGTAACGCCGAAAAATGCCGGTTCATATATTCTGAGTATGAGCGGAACCGATACCGCAGGGCGCACATTCAAAACCGATTACCGCTTCTATGTTACCGGATCGGGCGCGAGCTTTTGGGATCGCGATTATGAAGATGCCGTGCGCCTAACGCCCGACCAATCGCTGTACAACCCCGGCGACACCGCCCGCATTTTGATGCAAAGCCCGCTCCCTGCGGGAAGATACCTCATCACGGTAGAGCGCGAAGGTATTTTTACGGAAGAAATCCGCGAACTCGACGGAAATACTCAAGTTTTGGAAATTCCCGTCGCAAGCAACTATATTCCCGTAGTGTATGTCGCGGTGTCGTCGTATTCGGTACGGACAAAGGAGCCGCAGCACAAGCACGGTGAACTTGACCTTGATAAGCCGAAAGGCATTTTCGGTATGACGCCGGTCTTTGTAAATACCCGCGTCAAAGCATTCTCCGTCGAACTCGCCGCGGATAAGTCTGTGTACAAGCCCGGAGAGGAAGCAACCGTTACACTGACGGCGACAAGAGGCGGTAAGCCCTTGGCCAATGCGGAACTCACCCTGCTTGCCGTAGACCGCGGTGTCCTCGATTTACTAGATTATCACGTGCCCAATCCGCTCGACTTCTTCTATGATCCCGACAATTTCCAGCTCGGTGTCATCGGCGGAGATTCCCGCGCGTGGCTGATGGATCCCGTTATGGAAGAAGCGAAAACCCTTGCAGGCGGCGATTCGGACGGCGGGAAAGGGGATGATGAAGCGGAACGCAGCGACTTTAACCCGACTGCGGTGTTTATTCCTATCTTAAAGACGGATTCAAACGGTAAGGTAACGGCAACCTTTAAGCTGCCGGATACGCTGACCAGCTACCGGCTTACCGCCGTCGGAGCACATACCGACCTTTTTGCCCTGCACGAAGAAGAGATTACCGTGCAGAACACCGTCAACATCCTGCCGGTTATGCCCCGCCGCCTCCGCGAACGGGATACGGCAGAATGCGGCGTCCTCATTTCCAATGTGGACACCCGCGCCCATAGCATTACGATACGCGCCTCAGTCCGCGAACCCGGCTCGCAGGATGATTCCGCCGCCGATGCACAGGGCGGTCAGCAAGGCAGCGCGGGAAATGCCGCCGGTCAAAAAAATGGACAGGGACAGGATACCTCGACGGTCGGCATACCGCACCGCGGAGCCGCCTTTATCGACGGGGAGACAACGCATACGGTTACCGTTGCAGGCGGACAGCAGGCTGCGGTCTACTTTGACATTGCAGCGGTAAAGGCGGGCACGGTAGAGGCGGTGTTTACCGTTTCTTCCGATGCGCTCAAAGAAAAACTGATTCAGCCGCTCGTTATCGAACGCCCCTTTGTCTTTGAAACCGTAACTTCAACCGGCGCTATCGCAAAAGATGAAAACGAAGCAGCCGAGGGGCTGATCATTCCGTCTATGGCAGATGAAAATACCGGCTCGCTCAGTCTGACGCTGGATTCAAGCGGACTCGGCGCGCTGTCATCGGCTATTGATTACGTATTCGACTATCCGTTCCTCTGCATGGAACAGCAGTCCGCCCGCATTCTACCGCTCGTCCTGTTTGAAAACTACATCGACGTATTCTCGCTTAAAAGTAAGGTACCGAATGTCCGGCATACGGTCAAAAAAACGATGGCGGCATGGGCGCGGGAACAAACGTCCGAAGGCGGCTTCCCCTACTGGCCGGGCGGCTGGTACGCGGACTTTTATGTCAGTTTACGGATTGCGCATATCTGCGCCGCCGCACAGCAGCGCGGATACAGCCAAGATGATATTGCCGTCAATACAAAAAAACTGACCGACTATATTCGCTCGCAGCTGCTTGCAAATAGGAAAACACTATCGCCGTACTTACAAGCCTACGCCTGCTTTGTACTGGCAATGAACAACGCCGGTTTTGATGAGAGCATTTTGACGGCAGTTCAGGCGCGTGTAATTCCTCAGCTGGAAGACTACACCGCGCAGCCGAATGATCTTGCAGCCCTTGCATTGCTAAGCTTAACCTACACACAGCGGAACCGCGCCGGAGATACAGCGAAGGCGGCGAAGTGTACGGAACGGATTATAAACTCCTGCCGCTTTACCACCCGCAGCGTATCGCTCGCGGTACCGCCGTTACAAGGCTACCGCTTCTGGTTCGGAAGCGACCTTTCCCTCGACTTAGCGCTTATTCTGCAGAGCTTGGTAAAAGCGGCGCCCGACCATAGCCGCGAGGATGCGGTACGGGCAGTGCTGTACACACTGCTCCAGCGTCAAAAAGGCGGCTATTGGCAAAATACGGCGACTACCGCTCACGTGCTGGAAGCAGTGTACGAATATATTCAGTATGCACAGCTTGATGCTACCGACCTTACCGCTGCGGCATCGCTGCCCGGCGGAGACCTGCTCACCGCGGCGTTCAAAGGAGCGGCAGCAAAACCGGCTTTCCAAATGTTCTCCTTTAAAGAACAGCCTGTGTCGGGAGCAAAGCGGGATACCCTGCTGCCGCTCCGCTTTACCAAAACCGGTACGGGACAGCTCTACTACACAGCCTCGCTTGCGTATGCACTACCGCAGGAACGCCAGCAGCCGCGCGACGAGGGGCTCGGTGTTTCCTGTACTATCCGCGACATCGCAGCAGATACAATCGTAACGCCGGAGTCGGAGAACAGCTCGATGATCACCCTCGAAAGCGGCAAAACCTACGAAATGGCAATCCGCCTCTCGTCGGGAAAGGACTATACGTTTGTCGCACTGCGGGCGCCCATTCCGTCAGGCGCGGAAATTTTAGACGCAGCCTTCGTTACCACCGCATCAAACGATTACGAGGAAGAAAATACGGAAGAGTCGTGGACTGATTGGCGGGATCTCAGTAAGCAGCAGATATACGACAACGAAGTTCAGTATTTCTGGAACAGTTGGGACAAAGGCGGCACCACGGTACGCTTTAAATTCCGTGCAGCCCGCCGCGGTGTATTCCCCTGCCCGCCCGCAACCGCCGAGTGTATGTACGAAAACGAAATCTTCGGACGAAGCGGCGGAGTGCTGTATGTGATTAAGTGA
- a CDS encoding TlpA family protein disulfide reductase yields the protein MKILYLCLVFSIFAFGCSAKQEQTATSVTTPDSSAQSTAAASAAVQTSAAQHTNIDLVSALSSLGFYVYEQPIDLPIAAPIPALTGEPVKVSDFIGNITLLNFWATWCPPCRAEMPSIERLYQQMSGTNFRIVAVDAGEHRSQVASFIKKNKYTFPIYLDESNALSSIFAARGLPSTYLVNKEGKVIAARVGAMEYDQAELIKLLKELADG from the coding sequence ATGAAAATATTATATTTATGTCTCGTTTTTAGTATTTTTGCGTTCGGCTGTTCCGCTAAACAGGAACAGACCGCCACTTCTGTCACAACGCCGGATTCGAGTGCCCAGTCAACCGCTGCTGCTTCTGCGGCAGTGCAAACATCTGCGGCTCAACATACCAATATCGATCTGGTTTCAGCGCTCAGTTCGCTCGGGTTTTATGTGTATGAGCAGCCGATTGATCTGCCGATAGCCGCGCCCATACCTGCACTTACGGGTGAGCCTGTTAAAGTGAGCGATTTTATCGGTAACATCACGCTCCTCAATTTTTGGGCGACATGGTGTCCGCCGTGCCGTGCGGAAATGCCTTCCATCGAGCGCTTATACCAGCAGATGAGCGGTACAAACTTCCGGATTGTTGCCGTCGATGCCGGCGAACACCGTTCGCAAGTCGCATCTTTTATCAAGAAAAATAAGTATACATTCCCTATCTATTTAGATGAATCGAATGCGTTGTCGTCTATCTTTGCGGCACGCGGGCTCCCTTCTACCTACCTCGTTAATAAAGAAGGAAAGGTTATCGCTGCACGTGTTGGGGCGATGGAGTATGACCAAGCGGAATTGATAAAGCTGCTCAAGGAATTGGCCGATGGGTAG
- a CDS encoding cytochrome c biogenesis CcdA family protein: MGSASLPGLFGAFFAGLLSFLSPCVLPLIPVYLSFISGESLAQIREGSSGRMRLFLRSVSFVLGFTVVFVLLAILFGTGARFIGSAVPRMIMRGAGVLVILLGLNMLFDFIPFLRGEIKAQAPNTAASFSKAFVFGMLFAAGWSPCIGPILSSILLFAAQAGNIVKAAFLLGAYSLGLGIPFLLVGLFFDKAEPVLQWFKRHTRGVKITAGLLIIFFGILMVTAGLASITTFFVKLGYALEEYAQTGTPPFSTIAGAFARWLLFQGV, encoded by the coding sequence ATGGGTAGTGCCTCTCTTCCCGGCTTATTCGGAGCTTTTTTTGCAGGGCTGCTTTCGTTTTTAAGTCCCTGCGTCCTGCCGCTTATCCCTGTCTATCTTTCTTTTATTTCAGGCGAATCGCTGGCTCAAATCCGTGAAGGCAGCAGCGGTCGTATGCGCCTTTTCCTGCGCAGTGTTAGCTTTGTACTGGGATTTACGGTTGTGTTTGTGCTGCTTGCAATTTTATTCGGTACGGGCGCCCGCTTTATCGGCAGTGCCGTACCGCGTATGATTATGCGGGGGGCAGGGGTGCTTGTTATCTTGCTCGGCCTTAACATGCTCTTCGATTTTATACCGTTTTTACGCGGGGAGATAAAAGCGCAGGCGCCGAATACTGCCGCGAGTTTTTCAAAGGCTTTTGTATTCGGTATGTTGTTTGCCGCCGGATGGAGTCCCTGTATCGGGCCGATATTGTCGTCTATTTTGCTCTTTGCGGCTCAGGCAGGTAATATCGTAAAAGCAGCCTTTTTGCTTGGGGCGTATTCGCTCGGGCTCGGCATCCCTTTCTTGCTGGTAGGGTTGTTTTTTGATAAAGCGGAACCGGTGCTGCAGTGGTTCAAGCGGCATACGCGCGGGGTTAAAATAACTGCCGGATTGCTGATTATCTTCTTCGGTATATTGATGGTAACCGCCGGTTTAGCGAGCATTACAACCTTCTTTGTAAAGTTAGGCTATGCGCTTGAAGAATATGCACAGACAGGGACGCCACCGTTCAGCACTATTGCCGGTGCGTTTGCCCGCTGGCTACTGTTCCAAGGTGTTTAG